In Agarivorans gilvus, one genomic interval encodes:
- a CDS encoding 3-phenylpropionate MFS transporter, whose protein sequence is MIKPKAASWISLYFSGLFFAWGVFLPFWALWLESEGLNPSQIGLLLACSMLARFLGNVLLIPRIKGAAQLLPGLRWCSFASVMVLTSLCWLKGYFWLTVLTLAANFFIATLIPLGDAIATKWVSQLKLDYGRVRVFGSVAFIISSTLIGIGLTHFSHSLILYATLGSLLAMWGLSLLTPASPLQDEESTEPHSSRLWPVLKQPYALKFVAVTALIQGSHAAYYAYSTLYWKSIDYPESTIGYLWSIGVALEMSILIFGSKWFKRWNANQMFLLAAFGAVLRWGIFGSTELLPLMALSQGLHALTFALTQLAAIKYIATEAPKHQAIPLQALYSAIALNMGTALLTFLSSSLYESIGSGIFLIMAGLSALAIPLLLVKPKN, encoded by the coding sequence GTGATAAAACCAAAGGCAGCCAGCTGGATCAGCTTATATTTTTCAGGATTATTTTTCGCTTGGGGTGTTTTCCTACCCTTCTGGGCGCTATGGCTAGAAAGTGAAGGGCTAAACCCCAGCCAAATTGGCCTTTTATTAGCGTGTAGTATGCTAGCCCGTTTCTTGGGTAACGTGCTACTGATTCCCCGCATCAAGGGTGCCGCCCAGCTGCTACCTGGCCTGCGCTGGTGTAGCTTTGCCAGCGTCATGGTGCTTACCAGCCTATGCTGGCTAAAGGGTTACTTTTGGCTTACCGTGCTCACCCTCGCCGCCAACTTCTTTATTGCCACGCTGATCCCGTTAGGCGACGCCATTGCCACCAAATGGGTCAGCCAGCTCAAGCTAGACTATGGCCGAGTCCGAGTGTTTGGCTCAGTGGCCTTTATTATTTCATCCACCTTAATTGGCATTGGTCTAACTCACTTTTCTCACTCGCTGATCTTATATGCCACCTTAGGCTCGTTGTTGGCAATGTGGGGCCTAAGCCTGTTAACGCCAGCCTCTCCGCTACAAGATGAAGAAAGCACTGAACCCCACAGCAGCCGCCTATGGCCAGTACTCAAACAACCTTACGCACTTAAGTTTGTGGCGGTAACCGCGCTAATTCAAGGCTCGCATGCCGCCTACTACGCCTACTCCACCCTGTACTGGAAAAGCATCGACTACCCCGAATCCACCATTGGTTATTTATGGTCGATTGGCGTAGCGCTGGAAATGAGCATTCTTATTTTTGGCAGCAAATGGTTTAAGCGTTGGAATGCCAATCAAATGTTTTTGCTAGCGGCCTTTGGTGCGGTACTGCGCTGGGGCATTTTTGGTAGCACCGAACTGCTGCCATTGATGGCTTTATCGCAAGGTTTGCATGCCCTCACCTTCGCTCTTACCCAGCTAGCGGCGATTAAATACATCGCCACCGAGGCGCCGAAGCATCAGGCGATTCCGCTACAGGCGCTGTATTCGGCGATAGCCTTAAACATGGGCACCGCCCTGCTGACCTTTTTAAGCAGTAGCCTATATGAAAGCATAGGTAGTGGAATTTTCTTAATCATGGCGGGGTTATCGGCATTGGCGATTCCGTTGTTGTTGGTGAAGCCTAAGAACTAA
- a CDS encoding methylated-DNA--[protein]-cysteine S-methyltransferase has product MDVASLPSHHEYQIIAHAMDYLLQHQQQQPELSELAKVIGYSETHMQRLFSQWVGVSPKRFLQYLTLQQAQQQLQYSSSVLDLSQQLGLSSAGRLYDLFVSVQAVTPGEAKMQGEGLVIHYGWGHTPFGCAFIASTSRGICQLSFCESEQADSALQELKLAWPKAELLADQSQAQSLLKQVFSQQQLPAKPLSLWLKGTNFQLQVWQALLNIPYGHVCSYQFLAEHVSSAKATRAVASAVAKNPIAYIIPCHRVIRSNGALGGYRWGLSRKQLMMGREAQLKQREE; this is encoded by the coding sequence ATGGACGTTGCTAGTTTGCCCTCGCATCATGAATATCAAATTATTGCTCATGCAATGGATTATTTGCTGCAACATCAGCAGCAACAACCCGAGCTGAGTGAGCTGGCCAAGGTCATCGGTTATAGCGAAACCCATATGCAGCGTTTGTTTAGCCAATGGGTGGGCGTATCGCCAAAACGCTTCTTGCAGTACTTAACCTTGCAGCAAGCCCAGCAACAATTACAGTATTCAAGTTCGGTGCTGGATTTGTCTCAGCAACTGGGCTTATCTAGCGCTGGCCGCTTGTATGATTTGTTTGTGTCGGTGCAGGCGGTCACGCCGGGAGAGGCGAAGATGCAAGGTGAAGGCTTGGTGATTCACTATGGCTGGGGCCATACGCCCTTTGGCTGCGCCTTTATTGCCAGTACCAGCAGAGGCATTTGCCAGTTAAGCTTTTGCGAAAGTGAGCAAGCAGATAGCGCCTTGCAAGAGCTTAAACTGGCATGGCCCAAGGCCGAGTTGCTTGCCGATCAGAGCCAGGCTCAAAGCTTACTTAAGCAAGTGTTTAGTCAGCAACAGCTGCCAGCCAAACCCCTATCGTTGTGGCTAAAAGGCACTAATTTTCAGCTTCAGGTATGGCAGGCCTTGTTAAATATTCCCTATGGCCATGTATGTTCTTATCAATTTTTGGCCGAACATGTTAGCTCGGCTAAGGCCACTCGGGCGGTGGCTAGCGCAGTGGCGAAAAACCCCATCGCTTATATTATTCCTTGCCATCGAGTGATCCGCAGTAACGGCGCGCTGGGCGGTTATCGCTGGGGCTTGTCACGTAAACAATTGATGATGGGACGCGAAGCCCAATTAAAGCAGAGGGAAGAATGA
- a CDS encoding GNAT family N-acetyltransferase, producing the protein MSSVSLQALDEADIPALMALSLAPEQSAFVKPISEILAAISPAQRAYVIRCRQQLVGFFIIDSDYPYARELDLHDVALLRSFYIGQAYQGRGYAKQALAQLPAVLALQGGFKRFKHLALTVNCRNKAAQGLYLATDFSDSGVLYLGGPAGPQHIYVKTLA; encoded by the coding sequence ATGAGTAGCGTGAGTTTACAAGCCTTGGATGAGGCTGACATACCCGCCTTAATGGCGCTAAGCCTTGCCCCAGAGCAAAGCGCATTTGTTAAGCCCATAAGCGAGATTTTGGCGGCTATTAGCCCTGCGCAACGCGCTTATGTAATACGTTGCCGGCAGCAACTGGTGGGCTTTTTCATCATTGATAGCGATTACCCTTATGCTCGCGAGCTCGACTTACATGATGTGGCGTTATTACGTTCGTTCTATATTGGCCAAGCCTATCAGGGGCGTGGTTACGCTAAACAAGCCTTGGCGCAGCTGCCTGCTGTGTTAGCCTTACAAGGTGGTTTTAAACGTTTTAAACATCTAGCGCTTACTGTTAACTGCCGAAATAAGGCGGCTCAAGGTTTATATTTAGCGACAGATTTTAGCGATAGTGGGGTATTGTATTTGGGCGGCCCGGCTGGACCTCAGCATATTTATGTTAAAACTTTAGCTTGA
- a CDS encoding cold-shock protein, producing the protein MSKSTGTVKWFNEKKGFGFISQESGADVFVHFRAILGTGFKSLEEGQKVAFDVEDGQKGPQAANVEVI; encoded by the coding sequence ATGTCTAAAAGCACTGGTACCGTTAAGTGGTTTAACGAAAAAAAAGGTTTTGGTTTTATTTCTCAGGAATCTGGCGCTGATGTGTTTGTTCACTTTCGTGCAATTCTAGGTACTGGGTTTAAATCACTTGAAGAAGGCCAGAAAGTCGCGTTTGACGTTGAAGACGGTCAAAAAGGCCCACAAGCGGCCAATGTTGAAGTTATCTAA
- a CDS encoding tRNA-uridine aminocarboxypropyltransferase yields MNRFLQLYAQRKAAATTEFKGRGARRARCSRCQMPQQHCFCEQAILQNSACGFVLLMHNMEVLRPSNTGRFVADLIPDTYAYIWSRTEPNTELLALCQQDQWQPYVVFPAAFSPSERVKHKVELAHGKKPLFILLDGSWREARKMFHQSPWLDKFPVISVAADQASQYGLRSRPIKGQWATAEVAAQLLAMSGETNNALLLEQRFRQFTQQTLAGRSH; encoded by the coding sequence GTGAACCGTTTTTTACAACTTTATGCCCAGCGCAAAGCCGCTGCCACCACTGAGTTTAAGGGGCGAGGCGCCCGCCGTGCTCGCTGTAGCCGCTGCCAAATGCCTCAACAACACTGCTTTTGTGAGCAAGCAATACTGCAAAACAGTGCTTGTGGTTTTGTGTTATTGATGCACAACATGGAAGTACTACGCCCCAGCAATACCGGCCGCTTTGTTGCCGATTTAATCCCCGATACCTACGCCTACATATGGAGCCGCACCGAGCCAAATACAGAGCTACTGGCGCTTTGCCAACAAGACCAGTGGCAACCCTACGTGGTGTTTCCCGCTGCCTTTAGCCCCAGTGAACGAGTAAAACATAAGGTGGAATTAGCGCACGGCAAAAAGCCCTTATTTATACTGCTGGATGGCAGCTGGCGAGAGGCGCGAAAAATGTTCCACCAAAGCCCCTGGCTAGATAAGTTTCCAGTAATATCGGTTGCCGCAGACCAAGCTTCGCAATATGGCTTGCGTTCACGACCCATTAAAGGCCAGTGGGCGACCGCAGAAGTGGCCGCACAACTGCTAGCCATGAGTGGCGAAACTAACAACGCACTATTATTGGAGCAACGTTTTCGGCAATTCACCCAGCAAACCTTGGCGGGAAGAAGCCATTAA